The proteins below come from a single Salinilacihabitans rarus genomic window:
- a CDS encoding bacterio-opsin activator domain-containing protein, with product MVRRDSLAAATLDTLPLTVAVLDEDGDIRLTNRAWREFGTSEGRTAEEDDVGMNYVAAAAASDDEHARRAVDGLESVLDGDREEFSMEYPCHSPTEKRWFLMRAKRFPVDDEPYVSVTHLDITGRKLAELDVEETADRLRRERRTLEHVLERIDGVVREVTDVAVDARSRTELERGVCERLVASDPYVLAWMGRVDVAGRRLAPREWAADGDVPLEDGTLVLEADGSHPAVRALDTGETAVVQEVTTFPEADRWWPSGAGDAFRSIAALPVAYGDVTYGVLVVFADEPDAFETRELAVLESLAGTIATAINAIDARRLLTADTVVEVEVAIEDPSVVLSTLSAALGTPVSYGGLTHGDGGPPLLFVRVDRGDETAAREAAAAVDGVEAASVLSERDGEVTLELAVEDPLLDALVEHGAVIRRFDVADGVTTLDVDLSNGQAARSLYDLLERRYDVVELLSYHERERPPRTPSDVAARLESTLTDRQRMALEKAYYTDYFDWPRGVSGEELAESMGISRSTFHQHLRAAQRKLLDELFERSQPGEG from the coding sequence ATGGTTCGACGGGACTCCCTCGCCGCGGCGACGCTCGACACCCTGCCACTCACCGTCGCCGTCCTCGACGAAGACGGCGACATTCGGCTCACCAACCGGGCATGGCGGGAGTTCGGGACGAGCGAGGGACGCACGGCCGAGGAGGACGACGTGGGGATGAACTACGTCGCGGCCGCGGCGGCGTCCGACGACGAGCACGCCCGCCGGGCCGTCGACGGGCTCGAATCGGTACTCGACGGCGACCGCGAGGAGTTCTCGATGGAGTACCCGTGTCACTCGCCGACGGAGAAGCGATGGTTCCTGATGCGCGCGAAGCGGTTCCCCGTCGACGACGAGCCGTACGTCTCGGTCACCCACCTCGACATCACCGGCCGCAAACTCGCCGAACTCGACGTCGAGGAGACCGCCGACCGCCTCCGCCGGGAGCGACGCACCCTCGAACACGTCCTCGAACGGATCGACGGCGTCGTCCGCGAAGTGACCGACGTCGCCGTCGACGCGCGGTCGCGGACGGAACTCGAACGGGGCGTCTGCGAGCGCCTCGTCGCGTCGGACCCGTACGTCCTCGCGTGGATGGGCCGGGTCGACGTCGCGGGCCGCCGGCTGGCCCCCCGCGAGTGGGCGGCCGACGGCGACGTCCCGCTCGAAGACGGGACGCTCGTCCTCGAAGCCGACGGGAGTCACCCGGCGGTCCGGGCCCTCGACACCGGGGAGACCGCGGTCGTTCAGGAGGTGACGACGTTCCCGGAGGCCGACCGGTGGTGGCCGTCGGGCGCCGGCGACGCGTTTCGGTCGATTGCGGCGCTCCCGGTCGCCTACGGCGACGTCACCTACGGCGTGCTGGTCGTCTTCGCCGACGAACCCGACGCCTTCGAGACGCGCGAGTTGGCCGTCCTCGAGTCGCTCGCGGGGACCATCGCGACCGCGATCAACGCCATCGACGCTCGCCGCCTGCTGACCGCCGACACCGTCGTCGAGGTCGAAGTGGCCATCGAAGACCCCTCGGTCGTCCTCTCGACGCTGTCGGCGGCGCTCGGGACGCCGGTCTCCTACGGCGGTCTCACCCACGGCGACGGCGGCCCGCCGCTGCTGTTCGTCCGCGTCGACCGCGGGGACGAGACGGCGGCCCGCGAGGCCGCCGCGGCCGTCGACGGCGTCGAGGCGGCGTCGGTGCTCTCGGAGCGTGACGGCGAGGTGACGCTGGAACTCGCCGTCGAGGACCCCCTGCTCGACGCGCTGGTCGAACACGGGGCGGTCATCAGGCGCTTCGACGTCGCCGACGGCGTCACCACCCTCGACGTCGACCTCTCGAACGGGCAGGCCGCCCGCTCGCTGTACGACCTGCTCGAACGGCGGTACGATGTCGTCGAACTGCTCAGCTACCACGAGCGCGAGCGGCCGCCGCGGACCCCGAGCGACGTCGCCGCCCGCCTCGAATCGACGCTGACCGACCGCCAGCGGATGGCCCTCGAGAAGGCCTACTACACCGACTACTTCGACTGGCCCCGCGGCGTCTCCGGCGAGGAACTCGCCGAGTCGATGGGCATCTCGCGGTCGACGTTCCACCAGCACCTGCGGGCCGCCCAGCGAAAACTGCTGGACGAACTCTTCGAGCGAAGCCAGCCTGGTGAGGGATAG